One Conger conger chromosome 18, fConCon1.1, whole genome shotgun sequence DNA window includes the following coding sequences:
- the atoh7 gene encoding transcription factor atoh7, translating to MRSYQSCSTDSGSEMESQSPEKYENVTRRRMAANARERKRMEGLNTAFDRLRKVVPQWSQDKKLSKYETLQMALSYIMALNRILIDARRHSAPHCQWLDLHIDSLQQESYPCYFGQSSPESKEHLQPSLYQCDCFHMTN from the coding sequence ATGAGGTCTTATCAGTCCTGCTCTACTGATTCCGGCTCTGAAATGGAGTCTCAAAGTCCGGAGAAGTATGAGAACGTGACACGCCGGAGGATGGCAGCCAATGCTCGCGAGCGGAAGAGGATGGAGGGTCTGAACACAGCGTTCGACCGTCTGCGCAAAGTCGTCCCGCAGTGGAGCCAGGACAAAAAACTCTCAAAGTATGAAACACTACAAATGGCTCTGAGCTACATAATGGCCCTCAATCGGATTCTGATAGATGCCAGGAGGCACAGTGCCCCCCACTGTCAGTGGCTGGACCTGCACATTGACAGTTTACAGCAAGAGAGCTACCCTTGTTATTTTGGACAAAGTTCGCCAGAAAGCAAAGAGCATCTTCAACCCTCTCTTTATCAGTGCGACTGCTTCCACATGACTAATTAG